TTTCTCGATGAGTCCCGATCGCACCTCTTCGTAGTCTCCCTCTGGTATCGTCCCCGCGGGGTCACGGCCCTCGACGTTCAGGTGGATGCCAAGACTGTTGAAGTAGAGCTGGAACGCTGCCGAGTTCGGGTAATCGACGACTTGGTTCTGGGCGGCAACGAGAGCATCTTCCGGAAGAAGGCGCTCAACGACATCCGCAAGTCCGACTCTAGAAAGACCGCGATGGATTCGTTGTGGTGAGAGTCCTGCTGCCGAGGTTGCGGAGGCCGCAGTCTCGACAGCTGTTTCGAGGACGGTACTGCCTGTCGAGTCTCCGTCCTTCCCTTTCAGATCGTCTTTTGCTTGGCGGAAATACTGGGTATTTCCTGTTGTTGTTTCACAGTACCCGTTTTCCGCCAACCACGAGTTCGCGTAGAACGTCCAGTCGTAATCGCCCATACCGTGATCGGAGGCGATCAGAACGGTGGGATCCTCACCACCCAGATCGATAATGTCGCCGACGAACTCGTCGATTTTTTCTAGGACGCGTCGAATTTCGTTGCGGTCATCGAGGTCGTGAAACACGGAGTCAGTGACTTGGAACTGGACGGCCAGCAGGTCCCAGTCGTAGCGCCCGTCGAGAAAGCGAGCCATGTCCCGACGACAGCGAGCCACGTCGACGTACTCCGCTACTGCGCCGTCGTCCGTCCCGTACTCGGGGTAGATTCGATACTCGCCGTATTCGTTCTCGTACTCGTCTCGCAAGTGCTCGGGGTAGAAGAGAGCGTCCTCACGAGCGAGATAGCCAGGTATCACCGCACCGTTGTCGAGCCGTGAGGTTGGGTGGGTTACTGGATAGTTGACCACGAGTGACGTGCGATCGTGAGCGTCCGCCGCTTCGAACAGATACGGAGCATCGATGTCGGGGCGCTCAATGAGGCGCTTG
This Halococcus agarilyticus DNA region includes the following protein-coding sequences:
- a CDS encoding alkaline phosphatase family protein; its protein translation is MESEEILLIGLDGLDWSEIDSWVSDGTLSNMSRIKNTGSTRDLASTHPPWTPCAWPSLLSGRNPGKHGVFDFFTRDGYDKRLIERPDIDAPYLFEAADAHDRTSLVVNYPVTHPTSRLDNGAVIPGYLAREDALFYPEHLRDEYENEYGEYRIYPEYGTDDGAVAEYVDVARCRRDMARFLDGRYDWDLLAVQFQVTDSVFHDLDDRNEIRRVLEKIDEFVGDIIDLGGEDPTVLIASDHGMGDYDWTFYANSWLAENGYCETTTGNTQYFRQAKDDLKGKDGDSTGSTVLETAVETAASATSAAGLSPQRIHRGLSRVGLADVVERLLPEDALVAAQNQVVDYPNSAAFQLYFNSLGIHLNVEGRDPAGTIPEGDYEEVRSGLIEKLERVRDPDGELVFDAVRPREEVYEGEHLEDAPDIALFPRDYRYDVSGSILDEFRRYPHKNHKPEGILLSNRPLDIDEQAEIYDVAPTVAAALGIPVDTNTDGEVLLDTEEQIERENWDGIGHEYVDGRSNGDSSSVEDRLADLGYME